One Nesterenkonia populi DNA window includes the following coding sequences:
- a CDS encoding urease subunit alpha, with protein sequence MVSIDREAYAAMYGPTAGDQIRLGDTDLWIEVEEDRTVGGEEAVFGGGKSIRESMAQGGASRAEGALDTVITNAIILDWWGVVRADIGIRDGRIAGIGKSGNPDIADGVDPELIIGPGTDVIAGDGKIVTAGAIDSHVHLLSPSQLHEALATGITTVVGGGTGPSEGSKATTVTPGPWHLEKIHRALDSIPINVLLLGKGNTVSTAGLAEQALGGAAGYKVHEDWGSTPAAVDAALTAAERWGLQVALHSDSLNEAGYVDSTIRAIDGRSIHAFHIEGAGGGHAPDILTLASLPHIIPGSTNPTLPHTTNTVAEHLDMLMVCHHLSPSVPEDLAFAESRIRGTTIAAEDILHDMGALSITSSDAQAMGRIGEVITRTWQVAHTMKNRLGALGGGLPADNERARRYVAKYTVNPAIAHGIHYDVGSVEVGKLADLTVWDPRFFGIRPASVIKGGAIAWASLGDPNASIPTPQPILQRPAFADFNAGDHSVSYVSPAALEDGLEESLGLRRAVRALEPTREIGKTDMKNNDALPTIEVKPDTFEISIDGEQVEQQPAEKLPLAQFYCMF encoded by the coding sequence ATGGTCAGCATCGACCGCGAAGCATACGCCGCCATGTACGGGCCCACCGCCGGGGATCAGATCCGGCTGGGCGACACCGACCTGTGGATCGAGGTGGAGGAGGACCGCACAGTCGGCGGCGAGGAGGCCGTGTTCGGCGGCGGCAAGTCAATCCGCGAGTCCATGGCCCAGGGCGGGGCGTCCCGGGCCGAGGGCGCCCTGGACACCGTCATCACCAACGCCATCATCCTCGACTGGTGGGGCGTGGTCCGGGCCGACATCGGCATCCGCGACGGCCGGATCGCCGGCATCGGCAAGTCCGGCAACCCGGACATCGCCGATGGCGTCGACCCGGAGCTGATCATCGGCCCCGGCACCGACGTCATCGCCGGCGACGGCAAGATCGTGACCGCCGGCGCCATCGACTCCCACGTGCACCTGCTCTCCCCCTCCCAGCTCCACGAGGCCCTGGCCACCGGGATCACCACCGTCGTCGGCGGCGGCACCGGCCCCTCCGAGGGCTCCAAGGCCACGACCGTCACGCCTGGTCCCTGGCACCTGGAGAAGATCCACCGGGCCCTGGACTCGATCCCCATCAACGTGCTGCTGCTGGGCAAGGGCAACACCGTCTCCACGGCCGGGCTCGCCGAGCAGGCGCTCGGCGGGGCGGCCGGCTACAAGGTCCACGAGGACTGGGGCTCCACCCCCGCCGCCGTGGATGCCGCGCTGACCGCCGCGGAGAGGTGGGGGCTGCAGGTCGCGCTGCACTCCGACTCCCTGAACGAGGCCGGCTACGTGGACTCCACGATCCGCGCCATCGACGGCCGCTCCATCCATGCCTTCCACATCGAGGGCGCAGGAGGCGGTCACGCCCCTGACATCCTGACCCTGGCCTCCCTGCCGCACATCATCCCCGGGTCCACCAACCCGACCCTGCCGCACACCACCAACACGGTGGCTGAGCATCTGGACATGCTGATGGTGTGCCACCATCTCTCCCCCAGCGTGCCGGAGGACCTCGCCTTCGCTGAGTCCCGAATCCGCGGCACCACCATCGCCGCCGAGGACATCCTGCATGACATGGGCGCACTGTCGATCACCTCCTCGGACGCCCAGGCGATGGGCCGCATCGGCGAGGTGATCACCCGCACCTGGCAGGTCGCCCACACGATGAAGAACCGGCTGGGCGCCCTGGGAGGCGGCCTGCCGGCAGACAACGAGCGAGCCCGCCGCTACGTGGCCAAGTACACGGTGAATCCGGCGATCGCCCACGGCATCCACTACGACGTCGGCTCCGTGGAGGTCGGCAAGCTCGCCGACCTGACGGTGTGGGACCCGCGGTTCTTCGGGATCCGGCCCGCCAGCGTGATCAAGGGCGGAGCGATCGCCTGGGCCTCCCTCGGCGACCCGAACGCCTCGATCCCCACCCCGCAGCCGATCCTGCAGCGGCCGGCCTTCGCCGATTTCAACGCCGGGGACCACTCGGTCAGCTATGTCTCACCCGCCGCGCTGGAGGACGGGCTGGAGGAGTCCCTGGGCCTGCGCCGCGCGGTGCGCGCCCTGGAGCCCACCCGTGAGATCGGCAAGACCGATATGAAGAACAACGATGCGCTGCCGACGATCGAGGTGAAGCCGGACACCTTCGAGATCTCGATCGACGGTGAGCAGGTGGAGCAGCAGCCCGCCGAGAAGCTGCCGCTGGCCCAGTTCTACTGCATGTTCTGA
- a CDS encoding urease accessory protein UreF — MPAAASSPAAQTVGLLLADSRLPSGGHVSSSGLEPALMGGLSRSQVLDYMLVRARTAALTDAACAVVVRHALIQQTDPAAALTRAERAWAARTPSGAARQIAAELGRGLLRLAKSLWPDGPSFRLLEASTGRTAPSRPAVMGAVAAHAGVGAEELVRLVIYDDAAAAAAALLKLDPGDPAEAMSLVLDACASVEAQVPGVAGLTAPDDMPASSAPQMEDWIERHANTTRRLFRA, encoded by the coding sequence ATGCCCGCAGCTGCGTCCTCTCCCGCCGCGCAGACGGTGGGGCTCCTCCTTGCCGACTCGCGCCTGCCCTCCGGAGGGCACGTCTCATCCTCCGGGCTGGAACCGGCCCTGATGGGCGGGCTCTCCCGGAGTCAGGTGCTCGACTACATGCTGGTCCGGGCCCGAACCGCGGCGCTGACCGACGCGGCCTGCGCCGTCGTCGTGCGTCACGCGCTCATTCAGCAGACTGACCCTGCCGCCGCGCTGACCCGCGCGGAGCGGGCCTGGGCGGCCCGAACACCCAGCGGCGCGGCCCGGCAGATCGCCGCGGAGCTGGGGCGCGGGCTGCTGCGCCTGGCCAAGTCGCTGTGGCCCGACGGGCCCTCGTTCCGGCTGCTGGAAGCTTCGACGGGCCGGACTGCGCCCTCCCGCCCGGCGGTGATGGGCGCAGTCGCCGCCCACGCCGGGGTGGGGGCCGAGGAGCTGGTGCGGCTGGTGATCTACGACGACGCCGCCGCTGCGGCCGCTGCACTGCTGAAGCTTGACCCGGGCGATCCCGCCGAGGCGATGAGCCTGGTGCTGGATGCCTGCGCCTCCGTGGAGGCCCAGGTTCCAGGGGTCGCAGGGCTCACTGCCCCTGATGACATGCCCGCCTCGTCCGCTCCCCAGATGGAAGACTGGATCGAGCGTCACGCCAACACCACAAGGAGACTGTTCCGTGCCTGA
- the ureG gene encoding urease accessory protein UreG — protein sequence MPDTSAAAPAPKDRALRLGIAGPVGTGKSSLIASVCRALGEELRLGVITNDIYTDEDARFLRSAGVLDPERIRPIETGACPHTAIRDDVTANLMAAEDIERDFAPLDVVLIESGGDNLTATFSPALVDAQIFVLDVAGGGDVARKGGPGIGRADLLVVNKTDLAPYVGVDVEQMVSDAKEAREGRAVLALSRQDEESVAALRRWVLAVLAAHRSGEHIPQDPGPMAPHFHADEEHPEGGYVHSHA from the coding sequence GTGCCTGACACTTCTGCCGCCGCCCCTGCCCCCAAGGACCGGGCCCTTCGCCTGGGCATCGCCGGGCCGGTGGGAACCGGCAAGTCCTCGCTCATCGCCTCGGTCTGCCGCGCCCTGGGTGAGGAGCTGCGCCTGGGCGTGATCACCAATGACATCTACACCGACGAGGACGCCAGGTTCCTCCGCTCGGCCGGCGTCCTGGACCCGGAGCGGATCCGCCCGATCGAGACCGGCGCCTGCCCGCACACTGCGATCCGTGATGACGTGACGGCGAACCTGATGGCCGCCGAGGACATCGAGCGGGACTTCGCGCCCCTGGACGTGGTGCTGATCGAGTCCGGCGGAGACAATCTCACCGCCACCTTCTCCCCCGCGCTGGTGGATGCCCAGATCTTCGTGCTAGATGTGGCCGGCGGCGGCGACGTGGCCCGCAAGGGCGGTCCCGGGATCGGCCGGGCTGACCTGCTGGTGGTCAACAAGACGGACCTCGCCCCGTATGTGGGGGTGGATGTTGAGCAGATGGTCTCCGACGCGAAGGAGGCCCGTGAAGGACGCGCGGTGCTGGCGCTCTCCCGCCAGGATGAGGAGTCGGTGGCCGCGCTGCGCCGCTGGGTGCTGGCGGTGCTGGCCGCGCACCGCTCCGGGGAGCACATCCCCCAGGACCCGGGCCCGATGGCCCCGCATTTCCACGCGGACGAGGAGCACCCCGAGGGCGGGTATGTCCACAGCCACGCCTGA
- a CDS encoding urease accessory protein UreD: MSTATPDTRIRVRRDASRARAELVVGKLAPRLISRGPDRVHVGVTAAEMILLDGDQVHLEVEVGPACTLHMEDIGGMVAYPRRRPEEPGPPAEWHVSLRLAAGARLVWEGLPFVVAQSADVLRRTEVQLGEGARALVRETLVWGRARETGGRLRSTTHAYDEGGDLLYENLAADAAAPEPGVLGEHRVMDSLIALGFEPETQAGDLVLAAPGAVARHLGAETHTSPLSARLDEWRERLTASPG; encoded by the coding sequence ATGTCCACAGCCACGCCTGACACCCGCATCCGTGTCCGCCGGGACGCCTCCCGTGCACGGGCCGAGCTGGTGGTGGGCAAGCTGGCGCCCCGCCTGATCTCTCGGGGGCCCGACCGGGTGCATGTGGGTGTCACCGCCGCGGAGATGATCCTGCTGGACGGCGACCAGGTGCACTTGGAGGTGGAGGTAGGCCCGGCGTGCACACTGCATATGGAGGACATCGGTGGGATGGTCGCCTACCCGCGCCGCCGCCCGGAGGAACCCGGCCCGCCCGCCGAGTGGCACGTGAGCCTGCGGCTGGCAGCGGGGGCCCGGCTCGTCTGGGAGGGGCTGCCGTTCGTCGTGGCCCAGTCAGCTGATGTGCTGCGCCGCACCGAGGTCCAGCTGGGCGAGGGCGCCCGTGCCCTGGTCCGCGAGACCCTGGTCTGGGGTCGCGCCCGGGAGACGGGCGGACGCCTGCGCAGCACCACACACGCCTACGACGAGGGCGGTGATCTCCTGTACGAGAATCTCGCCGCGGACGCGGCAGCCCCTGAGCCGGGAGTGCTTGGCGAGCACCGTGTGATGGACTCGCTGATCGCGCTCGGCTTCGAGCCGGAGACTCAGGCTGGCGATCTGGTCCTCGCCGCGCCGGGCGCAGTCGCCCGGCACCTCGGCGCCGAGACCCACACATCCCCCCTCTCCGCCCGTCTGGACGAGTGGCGGGAGCGCCTTACAGCATCACCAGGCTGA
- a CDS encoding GntP family permease — MIDLLILIALVAAIVLVTARWKISPFLALLGAALLGTFLYRIPLEESVSTVTQAFGNTLGNIGLVIIFGTMIGVILERSGAAIAMADVIIKLIGQRFPNLTMTLIGYIVSIPVFCDSGYVILNSLRKAITARAGISALATSTALMTGLFATHNLVPPTPGPLAAAEELDVTSELGLIIPLGLLVSLVAAMAALLFASRLSHKEFAALPAEREDDIEVQDYEALRASYGKLPHPALAFLPIGLPLVLICLGSIAQLPGEPFGTGAFTDALVFLGTPVIALILGLIAAVFLVSGGDRLKRFNEDITEAIRVAAPILLITGAGAAFGAVLNASPLTDFLAENIADLGLGLLVPFLIAAALKSAQGSSTVAIVTGSALIAPLLSSLGLDSTEGAVLAVLAVGSGSMMVSHANDSFFWVVSQLSRIPVGTAYKTLTTATAIQGATAFATVWLLSLVML, encoded by the coding sequence ATGATTGACCTGCTCATCCTGATTGCCCTGGTGGCCGCCATCGTGCTGGTCACCGCCCGCTGGAAGATCAGCCCGTTCCTCGCCCTGCTGGGCGCGGCGCTGCTGGGGACCTTCCTCTACCGGATCCCCCTGGAGGAGAGCGTCTCCACTGTGACCCAGGCGTTCGGGAACACCTTGGGCAATATCGGCCTGGTGATCATCTTCGGCACCATGATCGGCGTCATCCTGGAGCGCTCCGGGGCAGCGATCGCTATGGCAGACGTGATCATCAAGCTGATCGGCCAGAGGTTCCCCAACCTGACGATGACGCTCATCGGCTACATCGTCTCCATCCCGGTGTTCTGCGACTCCGGCTACGTGATTCTCAACTCCCTGCGGAAGGCCATCACCGCCCGGGCCGGGATCTCCGCGCTGGCCACCTCCACCGCGCTGATGACCGGCCTCTTCGCCACCCACAACCTTGTTCCCCCGACGCCTGGTCCGCTGGCCGCTGCGGAGGAGCTGGATGTCACCAGTGAGCTCGGCCTGATCATCCCGCTGGGCCTGCTGGTCTCCCTGGTCGCAGCGATGGCTGCCCTGCTGTTCGCCTCCCGCCTGTCCCACAAAGAGTTCGCTGCCCTGCCCGCTGAGCGTGAGGACGATATCGAGGTCCAGGACTACGAGGCTCTGCGGGCCTCCTACGGCAAGCTGCCCCACCCGGCGCTCGCCTTCCTGCCGATCGGCCTTCCTCTGGTGCTGATCTGCCTGGGCTCCATCGCCCAGCTGCCCGGCGAGCCCTTCGGGACCGGTGCCTTCACCGACGCTCTGGTCTTCCTGGGCACCCCCGTGATCGCCCTGATCCTTGGTCTGATCGCGGCGGTCTTCCTGGTCTCCGGCGGCGACCGGCTCAAGCGGTTCAACGAGGACATCACTGAAGCGATCCGCGTGGCCGCCCCGATCCTGCTGATCACTGGTGCCGGCGCTGCCTTCGGCGCGGTGCTCAACGCCTCTCCGCTGACCGACTTCCTCGCCGAGAACATCGCTGACCTGGGACTGGGCCTGCTGGTGCCCTTCCTGATCGCAGCGGCGCTGAAGTCGGCGCAGGGCTCCTCGACGGTTGCCATCGTCACCGGCTCGGCGCTGATCGCGCCGCTGCTGAGCTCCCTGGGCCTGGACTCCACCGAAGGCGCAGTGCTGGCGGTGCTCGCCGTCGGCTCGGGCTCGATGATGGTCTCCCACGCCAACGACTCGTTCTTCTGGGTGGTCTCCCAGCTGAGCCGCATTCCGGTGGGAACCGCCTACAAGACCCTCACCACCGCCACGGCGATCCAGGGTGCGACGGCGTTCGCCACCGTCTGGCTCCTCAGCCTGGTGATGCTGTAA
- a CDS encoding glycerate kinase, protein MPPTTMSTRPLRVALIPDSFKGSATAAEAAQAMAEGVERATEAHARSAEISALPFADGGEGTLDAICSAWGVEPRRVTATDALGRPAEARYAASMVDGKLIGLIEAAEANGLPTVSDVPLQPQQATTYGVGTLISAALDAGCEEILLCIGGSATTDGGAGILQALGARLLDSAGQEIGQGGGALQSLARIDTQDLDPRASEVRWRIACDVTNPLLGPDGAASVFGPQKGATPQDVEVLDAALTNFADLLSAEAGRDVRSEPGMGAAGGIPAALVSLFSAEIVPGGVLVAETLGVHRVLEEADVVLTGEGRLDSQSLHGKVVDTVRRLTPEGTPVFVIAGTVDVPAAELQRTGLTAAFSIANGAEPIEELCSAAAGRIAHTAEQVLRVYLSARP, encoded by the coding sequence ATGCCACCGACGACGATGTCGACCCGACCGCTGCGCGTCGCACTCATCCCTGATTCGTTCAAGGGGAGCGCGACGGCGGCCGAAGCCGCCCAGGCAATGGCTGAGGGCGTCGAACGTGCGACTGAGGCTCACGCCCGGTCCGCGGAGATCAGCGCCCTGCCCTTCGCCGACGGAGGAGAGGGAACCCTCGACGCTATCTGCAGCGCCTGGGGCGTTGAGCCGCGACGGGTGACCGCCACAGATGCCCTCGGCCGTCCCGCCGAGGCCCGCTACGCGGCCTCAATGGTGGACGGAAAGCTCATCGGTCTGATCGAGGCCGCCGAGGCCAACGGCCTCCCCACCGTCAGCGACGTGCCGCTGCAGCCGCAGCAGGCCACCACCTACGGAGTCGGCACCCTCATCAGCGCCGCGCTCGATGCGGGGTGCGAAGAGATCCTGCTCTGCATCGGCGGCTCTGCCACCACTGACGGAGGCGCAGGAATCCTGCAGGCCCTCGGAGCACGTCTGCTGGACAGTGCCGGCCAGGAGATCGGCCAGGGCGGCGGCGCCCTGCAGAGCCTGGCCCGCATCGACACGCAGGATCTGGACCCCCGCGCCTCAGAGGTCCGGTGGCGGATCGCGTGCGACGTCACCAACCCGCTGCTGGGCCCGGACGGTGCGGCATCGGTCTTCGGGCCGCAGAAGGGCGCCACGCCGCAGGACGTGGAAGTCCTCGACGCCGCCCTCACCAACTTCGCCGACCTCCTGTCCGCCGAAGCAGGGCGGGATGTGCGCAGCGAACCGGGCATGGGCGCGGCCGGGGGCATCCCCGCGGCCCTGGTCAGTCTCTTCAGCGCCGAGATCGTGCCGGGGGGAGTGCTGGTGGCAGAGACTCTCGGCGTCCACCGGGTTCTTGAGGAGGCCGACGTCGTCCTCACCGGGGAGGGCCGCCTGGACTCCCAGTCCCTGCACGGCAAAGTCGTCGACACCGTCCGCCGCCTCACCCCGGAGGGCACCCCCGTGTTCGTCATCGCCGGTACGGTCGATGTCCCCGCGGCTGAGCTGCAGCGGACCGGCCTCACCGCAGCCTTCTCCATCGCCAACGGCGCCGAGCCGATCGAGGAGCTCTGCTCCGCCGCCGCCGGCCGCATCGCCCACACCGCTGAGCAGGTCCTGAGGGTCTACCTCAGTGCCCGCCCCTGA